GACCGGCGGCAAGACCGACGGCGATTCGCTGCTCGCGGCGATGAAAGGGATGAGCTGGGAAAGCCCGCGCGGCCCGATCTCGATCGACCCGGAAACCCGCGACATCGTCCAGGATATCTACATCCGCAAGGTGGAAAAGGTCGACGGCGAACTCTACAACATCGAATTCGCCAAATTCGACGCCGTGAAGGACCCCGGCAAGACGAAGAAGTAAGGCGGAGCTCCGCGTGCTGAGGTCGATACTCCCCGCCACCCCATCGACGTCGTGCCCGGGCTTGTCCCGGGCATCCACGAACTGCGGTGCATGGGGCTCGTGGATGGCCGGGACGAGCCCGGCCATGACGGGCGGCGAGTTGGTGGCTCCACAAATCGCGGCCGTCATCCTGAGGTGCGAGGGCGAAGCCCGAGCCTCGAAGGATGACATGCTCCGGCAGAACATCGCCGCCGCCCTTCGAGGGCCGCGAAGACGCGGCCACCTCAGGGTGACGGCGCCCCCCCGATCGGCGCGCCTCTCATGACCTTCCTCACCATCCTGTTCGACGGCGTGGCCTACGGCATGTTGCTGTTCGTACTGGCGTGCGGGCTGGCGGTGACGCTGGGGCTGATGAATTTCGTCAACCTCGCCCACGGCGCCTTCGCGATGGCCGGCGGCTATGTCTGTGCGGTGCTGGTCAACACCAGCGGCTGGCCGTTCTTCGCGGCGCTGCCGATCGCCTTCCTCGCCAGCGCGCTGATCGGCGCGGTGTTCGAACGGCTGCTGTACCGCCACCTCTACGACCGCTCGCATCTCGACCAGGTGCTGTTCAGCGTCGGTCTCGTCTTCATGTCGGTCGCCGCGGTCGATTTCATCATGGGATCGTCGCGGATCTTCATCAAATTGCCCGACGCGCTGCAGGGCCAGATCGACCTGTTCGGCATCGGCATCGGCCGCTACCGGCTGATGATCATCGTGATCTGCGGGCTGCTGACGGTGGCGCTGCAATTGACGCTGGCCAAGACCCGGTTCGGCAGCCGGCTGCGCGCCGCGGTCGACGATCCGCGCGTCGCAGCCGGCCTCGGCATCAACGTGCCGCAGGTGTTCGCGCTGACATTTGCATTCGGGTGCGGGCTGGCCGGCTTCGGCGGCGCGCTCTCCGCCGAGATCCTCGGGCTCGATCCGTATTTCCCGCTGAAATTCATGATCTACTTCCTGATCGTCGTCACCGTCGGCGGCTCGTCGTCGATCACCGGGCCGTTCCTCGCCTCCTTGCTGCTCGGCATCGGCGACGTCGCCGGCAAGTACTATTTTCCCAAGCTCGGCCCGTTCGTGATCTACACCATCATGATCGTGATCCTGATCTGGCGCCCCAACGGCCTGTTCGGCCGCACCGCGGCGCGGTGACGGCATGACCGCGCCCGCAGATAATGTCGGCTTTCACGCCCGCCGCACCGCTCGCTGGCATGCCGGCGAGTTCGTGTTCTGGATCGCGCTGATCGGCTGCGGCCTGCTGTTTCCGTCGCGCTATCTGATCATGACCGAGATCCTCCGGATCGGCCTGTTCGCGCTGTCGCTCGACCTGATCCTCGGCTATGCCGGCATCGTTTCGCTCGGCCACGCCGCGTTCTTCGGCGTCGGCGCCTATGCGGCCGGCCTGATGGCGCTGCACGGCATCGTGGGCGAGCCGGTGCTGGCGCTGTTGGTCGCCGGGCTGGTGGCTGCCGTGCTCGGCTTCGCCACCAGCTTCCTGGTGATCCGCGGCGTCGATCTCACCCGGCTGATGGTGACACTCGGCATCGCGCTCTTGATGGAAGCGCTGGCGGAGCGGTTCTCCGACATCACCGGCGGCTCCGACGGCCTGCAGGGCATCGTGATGCAGCCGATCCTCGGCCTGTTCGAGTTCGACATCTTCGGCAAGGTCGCGTTCTGGTACAGCGTCGCGGTGCTGTTCGTGCTGTTCCTCTTGGCGCGCCGCGTCGTGCATTCGCCGTTCGGGCTCAGCCTGCGCGCGATCCGCAACAATCCGCTGCGCGCCTCCGCGGTCGGCATTCCGGTGAACCGGCGGCTGGTGATGGTCTACACGCTCGCCGCATTCTATGCCGGCATCGCCGGCGCGCTGTTCACCCAGACCACGCAACTCGCCTCGCTCGACGTGTTTTCGTTCGAGCGCTCGGCCGATCTGGTGCTGGTGCTGGTGCTCGGCGGCACCGGCTATCTCTATGGCGGGCTGATCGGCGCCGTGATCTTCAAGATCCTGCAGGAGTTCTTCTCCACGCTCACGCCGCAATACTGGCTGTTCTGGATCGGCCTGGTGCTGGTGACGATCGTCCTGATCGGTCGCGAGCGGCTGCAGAACTGGGTGCTGTTCGTGCCGCGCCAAGTGATGCGCGCGCTGCGCCGCGCCGGCCCGAGCGGAGGCGCGACATGACGCTGGCGCTGCAGACCATCGGGCTGGACAAGCATTTCGGCGGGCTCCACGTCACCCGCAGCCTGTCGCTCAACATCGAGGCCGGCGCGCGCCACGCGCTGATCGGCCCCAACGGCGCCGGCAAGACCACGGTGATCAACCTGCTCACCGGCGTGCTGAAGCCGGATGCCGGCCGCATCCTGCTGGAGGGGCAGGACATCAGCACGATGCCGGTGCACAGGCGCGTGCTGAGCGGGCTGTCGCGCACCTTCCAGATCAATCAGCTGTATGCGGACCTGACGCCGCTCGAGACCATCGGCCTCGCGGTGTCGGAGCGCTCCGGCCATGGCGGCGATTGGTGGCGGCGGATGGGCACCCGCGCCGACATCAACGGCGAGATCGCCGAGAATCTGGCGCGCTTCCATCTGCTCGACGTCATGAACGAGCCGACCGGGCGGCTGCCTTATGGCAAGCAGCGGCTGCTGGAGATCGCGGTCGCGATCGCCACCAAGCCGCGCGTGCTGCTGCTCGACGAACCCGCCGCCGGCGTGCCCGAAAGCGAGCGCCACGACATTCTCGCCGTGGTGGCGAACCTGCCGCGCGACGTCACCGTGCTGTTGATCGAGCACGACATGGATCTGGTGTTCTCCTTCGCCGACCGGATCTCGGTGCTGGTGTCGGGCGCATTGCTGGTCGAAGGCCCGCCCGCCGAGGTCGCGCGCGATCCGCAGGTCAAGGCGGTGTATCTCGGCGAGGACGCCCATGCCTGAGCTTCCAATGCTTGAGCTTCCAAATGTCTGAGCTGCTGGCGATCGACAGGCTGCGCGCCGGCTATGGCGAGGCCGTGGTGCTGCCGGAGCTGTCGCTGCAGCTCGACGAAGGCCAGGCGCTGGCGCTGCTCGGCCGCAACGGCACCGGCAAGACCACGCTGATCAACTCGATCGTCGGCGTCACGCGGCGGTTCTCCGGCCGGATCGTGCTCGATGGCGTCGACATCACCGCACTGCGGCCCGATCAGCGCGCCCGCGCCGGGATCGGCTGGGTGCCGCAGGAGCGCAACATCTTCAAGTCGCTCACCATCGAGGAAAATCTCACCGCGGTGGCGCAGCCGGGCCCCTGGACCGTGGCGCGGATCTACCAGATGTTTCCGCGGCTCGAGGAGCGCCGCGGCAATTTCGGCAACCAGCTCTCCGGCGGCGAACAGCAGATGCTGGCGATCGGCCGGGCGCTGATGCTCAATCCGAAGTTGCTGCTGCTCGACGAGCCGACCGAGGGTCTCGCCCCGATCATCGTCGACGAGCTGATGACCGCACTCGGCGCGATCACCCGGGCGGGCGGAATCTGCTCGATCATCGTCGAGCAGAATGCGCGAAAAATCCTCGGGCTCGCCGATCGCGTTGTGATATTGGAGCGCGGAACCATCGTCCATCAGGCGACCAGCGCGGCGCTGAAGGACGACCCCGCCACGCTGGAACGCTATCTCGGCGTCTCTGGCGCCGCCGGTACCAAACACTGAACTTGTTAGGGAGTGAAACGATGCAAAGAACCAAAGCCCCGTTCCGAGCCGACGAGGTCGGCAGCCTGTTGCGGCCGCAGAGCATCAAGGAGGCGCGCGCCAGGCTGGAGAAGGGCGAAATCTCCGCCGCCGATCTGAAGAAGATCGAGGACATGGAGATCGAGAAGATCGTCCACAAGCAGTCGGCGATCGGCCTCAAGCTCGCCACTGACGGCGAATTCCGCCGCTCCTGGTGGCACTTCGATTTCCTGGCCAAGCTGACCGGCTGCGAACTCTACCATCCCGACACCGGCATCCAGTTCGCCGGCGTGCAGACCCGCAATGATTCGATCCGGGTGATCGGCAAGCTCGACTTTCCCGACGACCATCCGATGCTCGAGCATTTCCGCTTCCTGAAGAAGCACGCCGACGTCGCCCATGTCACCGCCAAGATGACGATCCCGTCGCCGGCGGTGCTGCATTTCCGCGGCGGCCGCAAGGCGATCTCCAAGGAGGTCTATCCCGATCTCGACGGCTTCTTCGAGGATCTGGCCAAGACCTACCGCAAGGCGGTGAAGGCGTTCTACGACGCCGGCTGCCGCTATCTGCAGTTCGACGACACCGTGTGGGCTTATCTGTGCTCGCCGGACGAACTGGAGAAGGCCCGCGCCCGCGGCGACGATCCGGACAATCTGCAGCAGATCTACGCCCGTGTGATCAACTACGCGATCGCCGAACGCCCGGCCGATATGGTGATCACTACCCACGTCTGCCGCGGCAATTTCCGCTCGACCTGGATCTCCTCCGGCGGCTACGAGCCGGTGGCCGAGACGCTGCTCGCCGGCATCAATTACGACGGCTATTTCCTGGAATACGATTCCGAACGCGCCGGCGGCTTCGAGCCGCTGCGGTTTTTGCCGAAGGGCAACAAGGTCGTGGTGGTCGGCGTCATCACCTCGAAATTCGGCGAGCTGGAAAACAAGGACGACATCAAGCGTCGTCTGGAGGAAGCCGCCAAATTCGCGCCGCTGGAGCAGCTCGCACTGTCGCCGCAATGCGGCTTCGCCTCGACCGAGGAAGGCAACATCCTCAGCGAGCAGGAGCAGTGGGACAAGCTGCAGCTTGCGGTCGAAGTGTCGCGCGAGGTCTGGGGCAAGTAGGCCGCACCCTCGTCATTGCGAGGTGCGCAGCGACGAAGCAATCCAGGATCTTACGCTCGGCGCACTGGATTGCTTCGCTTCGCTCGCAATGACGGCGATTGGGCGTTGATTTTGCGGCCTGTATTGTCGGTCGGACTCTCAGGCGCACGATAGGACCGCGCATCGCGCGGTCCCCATTGCTCCGCTCGACTGGCCGCTCAGTTCAGCTCAGCCGACCGACGTTCAGCTCGGCCGCCCGACGCTGTGATACACGAAGCCGTGCTCGGCCATCTGGTCGGCGCGGTAGACGTTGCGCAGGTCGACGATCACCGGCTGCTGCATCGCGGCCTTCAGCCGCGGCAGGTCGAGCGCACGAAACTGCACCCATTCGGTGACGATCACCAGCGCGTCGGCGCCCGCGGCGCACGTATAAGCATCGTCGCAATAGGTGATATCCGGCAGCTCGGCCTTCGCCTGCGCCATGCCGACCGGGTCGAACGCCCGGACCTTGGCGCCCATGTCCATCAGCCCGGTCACCAGCGGGATCGACGGCGCCTCGCGCATGTCGTCGGTGTCCGGCTTGAAGGTGAGGCCGAGCACCGCGACGGTCTTGCCGCGCAGGCTGCCGCCGAGCGCGTGTGCGACCTTGCGGGCCATCGCGCGCTTGCGGTTGTCGTTGACCGCCAGCACCGCCTCGACGATGCGCAGCGGCACCTCGTGGTCGGCGCCGATCTTGACCAGCGCGCGGGTGTCCTTGGGAAAGCACGAGCCGCCGAAGCCCGGGCCGGCATGCAGGAATTTGGGGCCGATGCGGTTGTCCATGCCGATGCCGCGAGCGACGTCCTGAACGTCGGCGCCGACCTTTTCGGCGAGATCGGCCATCTCGTTGATGAAGGTGATCTTGGTCGCCAGGAACGCGTTGGCGGCGTATTTGATCAGTTCGGCGGTGCGCCGCGCGGTGTACATCAGCGGGCCCTGGTTGAGCGACAGCGGCCGATAGATTTCGCCGAGCACTTTCCGCGCGCGCTCGTCGGAAGTGCCGATCACGATCCGGTCCGGGAACTTGAAGTCGCGGATCGCTGCGCCCTCGCGCAGGAATTCCGGATTGGAAGCGACCGCGGCGTCGGCGTCCGGATTGGTCTCGCGGATCAGCCGTTCGACCTCGTCGCCGGTGCCGACCGGGACCGTCGACTTGGTCACCACCACGGTGAACCCCTTCAGCGCCGCGGCGATCTCGCGCGCCGCCGCATAGACATAGCTGAGATCGGCATGGCCGTCGCCGCGCCGCGACGGCGTGCCCACCGCGATGAACACCGCGTCGGCCTCGCCCACCGGCGCCGTCAGATCGGTGGTGAAGCCCAGCCGGCCCGCCTTGACGTTCGCGGCCACCAGTTCGTCGAGTCCCGGCTCGTAGATCGGAATCTCGCCGCGATGCAGCGCTGCGATCTTGCCGGCATCCTTGTCGACACACACCACATCATGGCCGAAATCGGCAAAGCAGGCCCCCGACACCAGCCCCACATAGCCGGTTCCGATCATCGCTATTCGCATTTCACGCTCTTTTGGCTGCAAACCGGCAGAACGCCGGCGTCGATGCCTCTTAGCAGACCGAGTCCGGTTTAAAAATAACACGAGCCCAGATGAGTGGGTTATACTATTTTCGCGGATTTAGTATA
The DNA window shown above is from Rhodopseudomonas palustris HaA2 and carries:
- a CDS encoding branched-chain amino acid ABC transporter permease encodes the protein MTFLTILFDGVAYGMLLFVLACGLAVTLGLMNFVNLAHGAFAMAGGYVCAVLVNTSGWPFFAALPIAFLASALIGAVFERLLYRHLYDRSHLDQVLFSVGLVFMSVAAVDFIMGSSRIFIKLPDALQGQIDLFGIGIGRYRLMIIVICGLLTVALQLTLAKTRFGSRLRAAVDDPRVAAGLGINVPQVFALTFAFGCGLAGFGGALSAEILGLDPYFPLKFMIYFLIVVTVGGSSSITGPFLASLLLGIGDVAGKYYFPKLGPFVIYTIMIVILIWRPNGLFGRTAAR
- a CDS encoding branched-chain amino acid ABC transporter permease codes for the protein MTAPADNVGFHARRTARWHAGEFVFWIALIGCGLLFPSRYLIMTEILRIGLFALSLDLILGYAGIVSLGHAAFFGVGAYAAGLMALHGIVGEPVLALLVAGLVAAVLGFATSFLVIRGVDLTRLMVTLGIALLMEALAERFSDITGGSDGLQGIVMQPILGLFEFDIFGKVAFWYSVAVLFVLFLLARRVVHSPFGLSLRAIRNNPLRASAVGIPVNRRLVMVYTLAAFYAGIAGALFTQTTQLASLDVFSFERSADLVLVLVLGGTGYLYGGLIGAVIFKILQEFFSTLTPQYWLFWIGLVLVTIVLIGRERLQNWVLFVPRQVMRALRRAGPSGGAT
- a CDS encoding ABC transporter ATP-binding protein; translated protein: MTLALQTIGLDKHFGGLHVTRSLSLNIEAGARHALIGPNGAGKTTVINLLTGVLKPDAGRILLEGQDISTMPVHRRVLSGLSRTFQINQLYADLTPLETIGLAVSERSGHGGDWWRRMGTRADINGEIAENLARFHLLDVMNEPTGRLPYGKQRLLEIAVAIATKPRVLLLDEPAAGVPESERHDILAVVANLPRDVTVLLIEHDMDLVFSFADRISVLVSGALLVEGPPAEVARDPQVKAVYLGEDAHA
- a CDS encoding ABC transporter ATP-binding protein, whose product is MSELLAIDRLRAGYGEAVVLPELSLQLDEGQALALLGRNGTGKTTLINSIVGVTRRFSGRIVLDGVDITALRPDQRARAGIGWVPQERNIFKSLTIEENLTAVAQPGPWTVARIYQMFPRLEERRGNFGNQLSGGEQQMLAIGRALMLNPKLLLLDEPTEGLAPIIVDELMTALGAITRAGGICSIIVEQNARKILGLADRVVILERGTIVHQATSAALKDDPATLERYLGVSGAAGTKH
- a CDS encoding cobalamin-independent methionine synthase II family protein — encoded protein: MQRTKAPFRADEVGSLLRPQSIKEARARLEKGEISAADLKKIEDMEIEKIVHKQSAIGLKLATDGEFRRSWWHFDFLAKLTGCELYHPDTGIQFAGVQTRNDSIRVIGKLDFPDDHPMLEHFRFLKKHADVAHVTAKMTIPSPAVLHFRGGRKAISKEVYPDLDGFFEDLAKTYRKAVKAFYDAGCRYLQFDDTVWAYLCSPDELEKARARGDDPDNLQQIYARVINYAIAERPADMVITTHVCRGNFRSTWISSGGYEPVAETLLAGINYDGYFLEYDSERAGGFEPLRFLPKGNKVVVVGVITSKFGELENKDDIKRRLEEAAKFAPLEQLALSPQCGFASTEEGNILSEQEQWDKLQLAVEVSREVWGK
- a CDS encoding UDP-glucose dehydrogenase family protein: MRIAMIGTGYVGLVSGACFADFGHDVVCVDKDAGKIAALHRGEIPIYEPGLDELVAANVKAGRLGFTTDLTAPVGEADAVFIAVGTPSRRGDGHADLSYVYAAAREIAAALKGFTVVVTKSTVPVGTGDEVERLIRETNPDADAAVASNPEFLREGAAIRDFKFPDRIVIGTSDERARKVLGEIYRPLSLNQGPLMYTARRTAELIKYAANAFLATKITFINEMADLAEKVGADVQDVARGIGMDNRIGPKFLHAGPGFGGSCFPKDTRALVKIGADHEVPLRIVEAVLAVNDNRKRAMARKVAHALGGSLRGKTVAVLGLTFKPDTDDMREAPSIPLVTGLMDMGAKVRAFDPVGMAQAKAELPDITYCDDAYTCAAGADALVIVTEWVQFRALDLPRLKAAMQQPVIVDLRNVYRADQMAEHGFVYHSVGRPS